AAATTCACTAGTCGAACTGTTTTATGATATTGTAAATGCTTGAGCAGAAatcaattaacattaaattaggATATTCAATTCACGaccaacaacaaaaaaattactttacattaaaaaaaaaacaagcttaaaattatttctaaaattttcaatcgatCTAAAAAATACCTtctaatacttattttttataaaagcaagattattatttaacaggATCAGGttcaagtttttattattaatatttctcatatAATTGTAGCCAGTTGCGGCGCTATTAACAGATTGTAAAAATGATGCTACCTTCTTCCAAGGAAATTCATTCGTTAAGCTGATCTTCGTCAAGTCAGCGCGAGTAGCCAGCTCTCTGCCATCGGTACTCAACGATCCAATATTCACTAACAATGTTTCTCCCCTTGTTAGTTTCGGTACCTACAATCGaaatacttatataaataaaaaaaaaataattaaaactaataggCTAAGAACTCGATGTTATTCGAGGTTATTCGTACTGTGGTACTTacatttaaacttttaattaatttattgatgttTACTTCACATATATACAAGCATTttggtctatatatatttataaactatgaaacaatttttcatgaattaaaCTGCTTATCTGATTAActttttttcagtaatttagacgcagaaaaaaaagtgcaaGCAAAGTAAATTGAGTATCGTTGCGAAATCAACATTGTGCAAAGGACCTACCCTTGCGTCCTCACCCTATGTTCTCAAATCCAATGAACGTTTGAGCAGATAATATGAGATTTTCAACTCGACGAATATCTGCGCCGATGGTTTCAAGAGTTTACCCGATCAAACGATTAGCATGGCACAGAGTGAGCTCGATTTTAGTTCCGATACcttaataaaatcacataatccgtaaaatttctcatagaattattacatcaattaataatgaataagtATTTATGATACATGTTACTTACTATTTATTAGACCATCCGATACAGCAAATTACAGTTAGTTTTGTTCAACGAACAGAGACACAATACGGACCAGTTAGTTTACTTTCGCTGTCCTTGGATAAAATCCTGGACAAACTTCGATCCAAAAATCCAATCCTGGACGAACTTCGACTTCTATACAGCCTATTACCGACAATCGTAAGCGATCATGAAATACGTTTTGAAGAAACGTATTGCCAAGTGCTTTGATGTTTGAAGCCGCGCGCAACTCGTTGCCAGCTAAAATTCAGTAAGTAGCTTATTAGAAAAGAAGCAAACTTTAAGATACAAAGCAACAAATATCAGCACGGAAATAATAAATGGTTTACCGATTAAAAGCAAAGCGGCGTCCATAAATGCCGCGTTGTTAAGCATAGTAGCCATAAGAATGTCATGTCCAAGACAATCGACGAAGGAGACATGGCGAACCAATTCGAATCTTCCTTGACAAACCGGATACAAACAAGAGAATGAGTCTTCTTTACTGAAACCGCCGGATATGTAGCGTCCTGGCCGAGGACATTTTACGTTGTTGCACTCATAGATCTTTGCGTTTGCATATCCTGAAACGAGCAAAGTAATCAGATAACttattctctttctccctcacTTGCACGAGAGAACTtctgacaaagagagaaaCTAATCAATCGCAACATGtcgatttttgaaataataataatttaactcaaCGTGAATTCGTGGTCCCTGTTTATAACTATTCAATAAGTATTATgtggtaataattaaattaagatttggCACAACTTGCAAtacaaagatttatatatcgaattaaatacattacatGAAAAATGTAGTGCATCTAGatgtaatatataactatatatatttatacttaactatatttattaatatttatttatacttagctatacatatatttatttatacttttatatttcattcacCAAACAAGTGAACGAAGAAAGAAACACGACAGAAATGCATGCATATGCGACATTCCAATATCTGTAATCAGTTTGccattataaattcaaatattattgtaaaatcatTGGATAGGCAtgctataaatttatgatgTAAATAGTTCATTACGCACAATAATTAACACgcattatgattaaaattaaaagaattacgTGAGTATCgagttatacatataatcaAATACAGATTAACCTATTCAATCCaacactattttttattttcaatatttccatACTTTCCATAAAAAGATTTCAAGAACTAcgttaaataaagaataaatcaaacaagtacattatacatattagtttataaaaatttaaataattaatagaaatttttattaaacgttAATAAGACGTTATCAAGCTTCAAATCTAATTGTCACCTTACGATCGATACTGtttgattgataaaaaatattctagcACTTtccatatataaaaagtaatatataaaaagtaatatataaaaagtaatatataaaaaagtatatataaaaacatataaatacgaatatatagaaaatagaaattattatgaattaagCAGTAAATTGTTGAAATAGAAATCTAGATCGGTTAGCAGAGACGATTCCCAAACCGAAGGGCGCCGTGCCTGAGTTTGGTCTACCGAGATGGAAAAAAATCCCTCTTGAACAAAAAATACCTATGATACCCGGACCCAAAGGCGCTTACAATTTAACACGACGCAAAATAGGGAGGACATTATGGACAACAGGCGGGTCAAAAACAGATTTCGATTTGAGCGATCCTTACTGCCGAGAAATCAGATTTCCCTACGAACCTCTGCACGACGAGCATCTGTACAAGTTCTTCTCCAGACCATCTAATTTGAAATGTTTACTAAAAGCCGATCTTATCACGAAGAATATGGACGTGAAATGCTCGCTGCGTGATTATAACGCGTATAGAAAGTatctaagaaaaaaacatGCCGACTGTATCAAAAGGGAATTGAAAAAGAGGAATTGTCTGTTCGTTGAGAAAACAGCCCTTCGTTTCAGTGAGGATCAAGCGCGAAAAGAAGCGGAAAGGTgtaattcgaaattattatacaactgAGAAAACTTTGATTTAAACTAAGCAAATTCTTTCTCAAAAGAATTGGAAGACTTTTCtctctaaaagaaaaaaaagatcacaTCTAATATACGTATTATTtcatttgctttttatttaaaacatatctatttaataacaagatttaaatcaaataaactttacttccttattttgaatatatatttcgttcataatgtaatttctaatgatatttctttcaaagacaattgcaaatattaattacagatcaaattctttttatcacttcagattaaaaaaaaagaaaaaatttgccGAAGACAGACAACGTCTTGTTAAAGAACAACTGTTACAGCAGGAATTGAAAGTCCAAaagcagagagagaaagcataCAAAACGGTGCAGCGattgaaattgttaaaacTCCTTAAACAAGAGGAACGAAGATTGAAAAATGTCAAGCGTAAAGAGCACGCCGAGAGGATTCAACAAAGGTACAAGATTGTTCGGCACAAGGTGATCGATATTAAGGTGAATtggaaaataaagaacaaagcGCGAAAGAAAGCTAGGAACAAACGGCTAATGGACATCAAACAACAAAAGCGGAAAATCATGGAAGAAAGGTATGAATTATGCGCTATCAtttgaacataaaataaacaacGTATCTCAAAATCTTTGATGTATAATTTAGTAACTTTgcttaaacaaaaaaatattttgatagaaataaaattccataCATTCGTGTACATTTCAGATGGAGAAAAAAGCAACATTTCCAAAAAGAAGATATTGcgatacaaaaaatgttattgcaaTGTATAGACACTCAACGTCAAAAGTTTAtagagaattataataaaaaaataaataaagaaaccgCAAGAATGCAAAGTAAGATtgacaataaatattagacacaacaaatatttcattttgaaCGATAAAATATTCCTCATTATCAATGCATAATCGTTCGATAGAGCCTAAAGTTTtatcagaataattttttaaaaacaattaattctaaataacggattaacatttataaaaatggattAATCTCTAAgacaataattgtataaactcattacttaattttattatcaataatattttgtgcagGACTTTTGGATGATGTTAAACTGTTTACAAACTGTTACGCAAAAAGGCATTTACCAGACGGAAGGGAACtcatttgttgcaaaaaatattttcagagcaATACACAAAAAAGCGTAATAAAGCTTGAGTAGAAGTAGctctaaataaatacaatacgtTTTaagttaaatgttaatttcatattatgtcgcagaataaaaaagaagcaagAAGTAATATGCAAAATGCAATACATTCTTCGTCAAAACCCACAAAGCAAAAACGgaacaaagtacaaaataaataaatttttaacttactttatctatcttattttagctgtaatataaaattcttaacaaaaaattataattttaaatagcaaTTAAACGTAGATAATGAACGCGAAAATTCAAGGCAAAAGGATATAAACacatcataataaaatagaaaattaaaacaaaagagaaagaatatcAAACAGCCCTAAAATTTTAGTCAACAAGACAAAAAGTATGTAATACGCCTTTGTGTAtacaatacattaatattaaaagacaaGTGTCAAAATGCACAGTCAATATTAGTTAACGCTGAATTATGAAACACACCTCAATGCACAAGTATACAAGCAATCAATATcaatgatgaaaaatattgatgaaaagtTTCCAAACGTTAATCAAATCTGGATAAAATCTACGAGgggaaataaaaaagtgagGGGACTTTTCTAAAGGATTTTAAGTTCTTAAATGTCCCTTCACTTATTTATCCATATATACTCGCGTACATAAATAAACATTGTACTCACGTTGACGACTCTTTTCATTGCAGCGCAGAGTGCCAAGAATCCAGTAAATCCGTTAACAATCCATGGATCGGTATCTTTTGGCGACCAGAGTGAAAAGTTCAATGTGTGCAAGACGAAGATCCAATTCGCCGCTCTATCGTCGTTAAAGTCGGGATGCAAACCAGTGTAATATCTCGAGAACTTGCTCGTGACTCTTCCAATACCTCCATTTTGTATAGCTTCATCCAAATATATTACCACCTATGCAaaccaattaaaatattggtGATATTTCTTTCACAATCGAAACTCTAAGGCGAAACCAGCTTTCATTCGACaggaataatttatatattttcaaacattgtTGACAGAAAAATGAGTTCAAGTTGTCCAATATTTTCGATGAATAATGTTGAATAAAGTTGAagttatatgtacaataaatttctttataaatcatatttctcgGAAAATCAAtgcttaatatataaaaaaattattgctttttctctttgttcACTTTATTCCttcattcaaaattattatcttatcgATTGTACAGTCAATTATACCTAAAACAATCAGAACATACggaaataaacagaaaattttttaaacacatcGTCGAGTCGAGGACCCCGACTTCATTCTACACCTTTCCCAAAATCTTATTCTCTTCGAACGAAATCGCATTACGACATTCGAATCGACTTTCAAAGTCGCGCGCACCTAATCCTAAGTTAATCATCCCTCAAGATTTGTGAACAAATTGTCAAATGTCACGAATCTAACTTATAAAGGAAATAGAAGTGCTTACATCCCACTTGAATTATGTCTTCCTGATTGATGGATACATCTGACGCTTTTTCCACGATTTTAATTACGGACACCACGGGTGGCAAAACGTTGGACATGACTAACTACGTTTTGTCAATTGTTTCATATTATTGACTGCAAACATCTCGGTCGCGATCACTTTGACGAAAGTTTGATCACAACGGAACAAATAAACACGCGCAAAAATCCGTTCTTTGCATTACCCCAACAGCATATCGTGCGCGCCATAATGAAAATGTTTGAGTAGAAATCAATTAAACATTCAGTTAGGgcattcaatatatatatatacacgcctaatgaaaagaaaattttcttaaaaaaaaaataagttagaATGATTGctgaattttcaattaatctaAGAAGTATGCCgcgaaaaattgtaaacatattattaaattatgtgtAATTATTTCGCAAGACTAAAGCAACTTTAATAGACAAATACTTAATTACTACAACGAATGCAATGAACacgttgtaataaaaaaaaattgaaagagtTAACTCTGCGTGTTGCCAAATAAAAAGaccatttattttagaatgtaGTTTAAGGTATCGCGGAGATGTTTTGTATActattacagaaaaatatgtctgatatataattgtaaacaaataaaaaaatattaaaatataaaatgaaaacattcttgaaatttgaaatttggaATTTGGATTGTCGAAAAggaacaataaaaaagataaaattatgatgcaataaaaaaacttatttaaatatataaaacaaaatacataatgtaatatatatacatatatacatatatacatatatatatatatatatatatatatataaaattatacaaatataattttttcagtgACAAAGTTCAGCATGAAATTTTGtacttcatatttatattttcataatcaaaataaagataaataatacgaATGGTCACTTCtttcatcaaattaataaaaactaaatttatgcaaaatcgctttacatataattaaaaattgataagattcttaatgataaaaatctatatattataaattttaaaatatattataaatttataaaagcagTTTTCTTTGATTTCATATCTTTCTGGAGATTGGCTAAAGTAATGCAAGATTTCTTTCTCTATTATTTacggattaaatattttcaataattttattagttatgtTAATAATCCGAAAATGTGTTAAAATGcgttaaacattaaaaagcTTGTTTTGATTTCcctaaaacatattaaaaagacATTTGTTTGACAACTAAAAAGTACACTGTAAAAAAGTACagtaaatttacacaaataataaatgtaaaaattatataattaatattgtaaatatgagaaatcacgcaattttacaaaaattgtataaattcaaaaaaattacataattttgtctATCATTGTGTATTTtccatataaaataagatatattttgtaaattaaaaatttactatattaatgttaaaatgctactattgtataatttgcaaaatactaCCGTTTGTGCTGtctaatattacaaaaatttgggTAATTAcctaaaattttgaaaatattcctTATGTAATTTtccatataaaataagatatattttatcgctggtcgcgtaaattttaaattgtcttGTCACCACAGAAAAATTTGGTTTCTACAACCAATTATTTTTCCCaggatatattaaatatgataaaaacagTTAAAAGACAAATGACAATAAAAGTTATTGTTCTTTATACGTCAGCGTGACCATTCGACGATCTAATaatgttctaaaaatataaacttctaACATTGTGCAATAGCACATTCTCCATCAAATATTGATCATGCGCGTGCCGATAGTACCACAAGAAATTGTCAatcaagatttcaaagttAGTTGTGCATGCTTCGTTTATGAGTTTCTGTTTGTTAAGATTCGTTGTTTTATGCCTTTTaaccaattttaataattcgacAGACAGCTGAGATCTTATCATGTACGTGCAAGCGATTATTTCCAGATTCTCTGTGCTCCCAAATTCCAAAGTATCTACAAGAATACACAGCGTATTTTGCTATGATTTACTTAAATCACGGGAAATTctccatataaaaattaatcataaacGAGAGATATATTTCCTTAGATGCTCCCTAAACGAAAGCTTTAATTGCGacacataaaatatcataatcaatacaaatttgagaaaaatacagaatgcaaataaatttcttttttttttttttttttaaataataatataaaatttataaaataagtaataatgcaaaataaaaaattatttgtgcattaaaattttatcgaaaataatgcttattaattactttaaatttttcttttgtattgaAGAAACATTTTCATCGTTAAAGAAACAGACTTTGTAAAGTAGTACCAcgtgtaaaaagaaaagcataatgattttttaccattttcttcgatttttttcttgagCCTATCGGTATACTGAAGAGCTTtgtatttaagaaaaagttgAATAATTCGAAAATCAACAAATATCGTGGTAGggaaaattgtttcaatattgaTTTCTTTATGTTCGTGAAAGAAACACACCATGTCACCAATCAGTAAGAAAGCCTTCAGACAGAAAGAAACTGAAAgagaattcaataaaaaatgtactgcattattaaatttataactcaACGCACTCACCGTCCTAATGTACGAATTAATGTATCAAACTCAATGCAATAAATGTAActgaaattgattaattacaaagattgcaaaatataattgtacagCATTCATCACGAACAATGTGcccatataataatttactagaaccctttttcatttgttatcttttttatgacttacaatattaaattaaacgtttttagacatattaacatattttcatttgtaataaaatatgtctcGATAtgtctattaaataatttaactcaaaattctttaaaaatacaagcttatgaattcatttaattttacaatattaattcgGGTCTTTCTGTGAATTACTCCGTACCTGTCTCTCCCTCGTATTGCACCATCTTTTCTTGATATGACGGAAAGTTCCTGGCAACCAATATCAGTAAATCAATCCCGTTTTTGTGCAATTTGAGACATGTTACAAATGTGCctataataaatgtacaatatatctattttttaatttatccttTCTTCCATGTGTGTGAAGCTAGCATATCATATTTTGGCATCGCATGAAAAAACGACAGTTCTGCTCGCATACACTATAGTTCTACAGTTCTGAATAGTTTTTAGCAACAGTTCTATCAAATTACgcaaaaaaacaagaaaataaaatttcaagaaatgaGATGCTAACTTCCCGTTTTACCTTCCAGCATCTCACCGAATATCGAACGTATGAGCCATAAAGTATGAGTATTCAAAGAGTTCTACCGTTTCAACCCATCATATCAATAGTTCTGGCCataagaacaataaaaaaatttcttgttattattaaaagcattTCACGCGCTGGAATGTAATATGCTAGCGTCACTAGCAATAGTTCTGGGTTTGTACGAGCATAGAATCATAGTTCCCAGTCCCTGGTATCATTTACATTACAGTTCTATTCAGAAACAATCTTTAaactatttgtttataattattatgcccGCCAAAAGTGCCTAAATATGATATGTTAGCGTCACTATCGACAGAAaccttatattttttcacaataaaaaCCACAAAGATTTAATACCGTTTCTTTTCATAAACTTTGTACAGTATTTCAAATCCGCGCATACTGATCTTCCGATTCTCCTGTCCGTAGTGAAAAGTAAAGCGTCAGTGTTGGAAAGAGCGAGAAAGTGTAAGTGACTATGATTCTATGCTCGTACAAACCCAGAACTATCGCTAGTGACGCTAGCATATTACATTCCAGCGCGTGAaatgcttttaataataacaagaaattttttttattgttcttatAGCCAGACCTATTGATATGATGGGTTGAAACGGTAAAACTCTTTGAATACTCGCACTTTATGGCTCATACGTTTGAAATCCAGTAAAATGCTGGAAGGTAAAACAAGAAGTTAGCATCtcatttcttgaaatttcaattcaatttcttgtttttttggtgtaatttgagaaaaattgctATTGCTAAAAACTATTCAGAACTGTAGAACTATAGTGTATGCGAGCAGAACTGTCGTTTTTTCATGCGATGCCAAAATATGATATGCTAGCTTCACACGTCTttcttcctcctttttttaataattcccATGCGTTATTCATTCAGAACCACTGActtattaaactatttaataaccgagaataaaacttaaaaaatattcatcacttaaaatagtttatttacaataatagttgtttattattatttttatctgtctcttttatatatatatatatatatatatatatatatatatatttctcaatgAAAAGTGCTACTATTAcattcattattttgatattttatactcaTACTAATTATGAACACATTCTTTCATACATAtgaagtataaattataaaatatctttatgtttaataacattttagcagaaatttttttaattacaaaagttaGTTTTGAGTGAGTTAAGCTGCGTTACGTCGCAAAAAATGCTATAACATGCAGCACGTACAAATTTTGTTGCAATGATTTATTTACCTTTATAATATTCAGTTAAAATCTTTCCAATCTCATGCAAAAGATCAACCCTTTCTTTTAACATCGGAATACAAGTCCCGTTATCactttggaaaataatttcgacaTCTTCTGGTTTTTGAAAAAGTTCCTTGTAATAGTTAGGGTTCCATATAGGCTTTCCTttctattttcataaaaattgcacCAAAGAGATGTAAGATGAAAATTAAcaactttaaaaattctttaatatataatttaacatttaatatataatacaacaaaaccACAGACATTTAATACGGATTATCACAACAAAATTaccatttataatatattacccTAACTTACACAACTTGCACAGTTTGTATTCTTAAAGATACAAAACATACACCCAAGGAAGATGCATGCATGTGCGACATTTCAATATGACAGATAAGTCGAGAACAGATTTTCGATTTGAGTGATCCTTGTTccgaaaaataagattttccTAAGAACCATTGCACGGCGAGCatctttgcaaatttttcttaagattATCTAATTTGAAACGTTTACTAAAAGCCGATCGTATCACGGAGGATATGAGCGTGAAATGATCGTTGGGCAATTATAACGAGTAtagaaaatatctaaaaaaatacatgccGACTGTATCagaaaagaattgaaaaaggAACCGTCAGTTCATCGAGAGAATTGTCCTTCATTTCGCTGAGGATCAACCGCAATAAGAAGCGAAAAGatgtaattcaaaattattatacagctGAGAAAACTTTGATTTAAGCTCTGCAAAAATTCTTTCCAAAGAATTGCAAGCCTTttctctctaaaaaaaaaaaaagattacatcTAATATACGTTTTActtcttttgctttttatttaaaacgtaTCTATTTGATAACTAGATTAGAATCGAATTAACTTTGCTTgctcatttttaatatttatatcatccATATGTCATTtctaatcatattttttcaaaaacgattacaaatattaattacagataaaattctttttatcacttcagattaaaaacgatagAAAAATTGCCAAAGACAGACAACGTCTTGTTAAAGAACAACTGTTACAGCAGGAATTGAAAGTCCAAaagcagagagagaaagcataCAAAACGCTGCAGCGattgaaattgttaaaacTCCTTAAACAAGAGGAACGAAGATTGAAAAATGTCAAGCGTAAAGAACACGCCGAGAGGATTCAACAAAGGTACAAGATTGTTCGGCACAAGGTGATCGATATTAAGGTGAATtggaaaataaagaacaaagcGCGAAAGAAAGCTAGGAACAAACGGCTAATGGACATCAAACAACAAAAGCGGAAAATCATGGAAGAAAGGTATGAATTATGCGCT
This window of the Linepithema humile isolate Giens D197 chromosome 1, Lhum_UNIL_v1.0, whole genome shotgun sequence genome carries:
- the LOC105671969 gene encoding fibrous sheath-interacting protein 2 produces the protein MIKIKRITNLDRLAETIPKPKGAVPEFGLPRWKKIPLEQKIPMIPGPKGAYNLTRRKIGRTLWTTGGSKTDFDLSDPYCREIRFPYEPLHDEHLYKFFSRPSNLKCLLKADLITKNMDVKCSLRDYNAYRKYLRKKHADCIKRELKKRNCLFVEKTALRFSEDQARKEAERLKKKKKFAEDRQRLVKEQLLQQELKVQKQREKAYKTVQRLKLLKLLKQEERRLKNVKRKEHAERIQQRYKIVRHKVIDIKVNWKIKNKARKKARNKRLMDIKQQKRKIMEERWRKKQHFQKEDIAIQKMLLQCIDTQRQKFIENYNKKINKETARMQRLLDDVKLFTNCYAKRHLPDGRELICCKKYFQSNTQKSNKKEARSNMQNAIHSSSKPTKQKRNKQLNVDNERENSRQKDINTS